A section of the Amycolatopsis sp. AA4 genome encodes:
- the sufU gene encoding Fe-S cluster assembly sulfur transfer protein SufU, which produces MNLESMYQEIILDHYKNPHGRGLRDPFDAESFQVNPTCGDEITLRVKVSDGKVEDVSYDGQGCSISQASASVLTDLVVGHTVDEAFATMDAFVELMQGKGKVEPDEDVLEDGVAFAGVAKYPARVKCALLGWMAFKDAVSSTTTGAEKA; this is translated from the coding sequence GTGAACCTGGAGAGCATGTACCAGGAGATCATCCTGGACCACTACAAGAACCCGCACGGCCGCGGCCTGCGCGATCCGTTCGACGCGGAGTCGTTCCAGGTCAACCCGACCTGCGGCGACGAGATCACCTTGCGGGTGAAGGTCAGCGACGGCAAAGTCGAGGACGTGTCGTACGACGGGCAGGGCTGCTCGATCAGCCAGGCGTCCGCGTCGGTGCTGACCGACCTGGTCGTCGGGCACACGGTCGACGAGGCGTTCGCGACCATGGACGCCTTCGTGGAACTGATGCAGGGCAAGGGCAAGGTCGAACCGGACGAGGACGTCCTGGAGGACGGCGTCGCGTTCGCCGGCGTCGCGAAGTACCCGGCGCGCGTGAAGTGCGCCCTGCTCGGCTGGATGGCGTTCAAGGACGCGGTGTCCAGTACCACCACGGGAGCTGAGAAGGCATGA
- a CDS encoding metal-sulfur cluster assembly factor, producing MSEETVTDPREGRTAADLPEQAAAVPADIAKIEDVEEAMRDVVDPELGINVVDLGLVYDIRVEADNTATLDMTLTSAACPLTDVIEDQTSAALTSGGLVNDFRINWVWMPPWGPEKITDDGREQLRALGFTV from the coding sequence ATGAGCGAAGAGACGGTCACTGACCCGCGCGAGGGGCGCACCGCCGCGGACCTGCCCGAGCAGGCCGCCGCCGTCCCCGCCGACATCGCCAAGATCGAGGACGTCGAGGAAGCGATGCGCGACGTCGTAGACCCGGAACTCGGCATCAACGTCGTGGACCTCGGCTTGGTCTACGACATCCGGGTGGAAGCGGACAACACCGCGACGCTGGACATGACCCTCACGTCCGCGGCCTGCCCGCTCACCGACGTGATCGAGGACCAGACGTCGGCGGCGCTGACGTCCGGCGGCCTGGTGAACGACTTCCGGATCAACTGGGTCTGGATGCCGCCGTGGGGCCCGGAGAAGATCACCGACGACGGCCGCGAGCAGTTGCGGGCGCTCGGTTTCACGGTCTGA
- a CDS encoding class I SAM-dependent methyltransferase, producing MPPEESTVINDYDLLADTYASWSDTEIQNAYYERPAVLALAGDVAGRRILDAGCGAGPLTASLRERGAEVSGFDLSSGMLEIARRRLGPDADLRVADVAEPLPYADHAFDDVVASLVLHYLEDWGPTLGEFHRILKPGGRLIVVVDHPFVIHLLQRQAGQQTDYSVTYAWTEDWEVGGSTTPMRFWNRPLHAMTDAFAAAGFRISVISEPKPVPEAEKLFPEDYRMLCVSPSFLFFVLHAE from the coding sequence ATGCCTCCCGAAGAGAGCACCGTGATCAACGATTACGACCTGCTGGCCGACACCTATGCCAGCTGGTCGGACACCGAAATCCAGAACGCGTACTACGAGCGGCCCGCTGTGCTGGCGCTGGCCGGGGACGTGGCCGGGCGGCGGATTCTCGACGCGGGCTGCGGCGCCGGGCCGCTGACCGCCTCACTGCGCGAACGCGGCGCGGAAGTGTCCGGATTCGACCTCAGCAGCGGCATGCTCGAAATCGCCCGCCGACGGCTCGGGCCCGACGCGGACCTGCGCGTCGCCGACGTGGCCGAGCCGCTCCCCTACGCGGACCACGCGTTCGACGACGTCGTCGCCTCGCTCGTGCTGCACTACCTCGAGGACTGGGGCCCGACGCTCGGCGAGTTCCACCGCATCCTCAAGCCCGGCGGACGGCTGATCGTGGTGGTCGACCATCCGTTCGTGATCCACCTGCTGCAGCGGCAAGCCGGGCAGCAGACCGACTATTCGGTCACTTACGCCTGGACCGAGGACTGGGAGGTCGGCGGGAGCACGACCCCGATGCGCTTCTGGAACCGGCCGCTGCACGCGATGACCGACGCGTTCGCCGCGGCCGGGTTCCGGATCTCGGTGATCAGCGAGCCGAAACCGGTGCCGGAGGCGGAAAAGCTGTTCCCGGAGGACTACCGGATGCTGTGTGTGAGCCCGAGCTTCCTGTTTTTCGTGCTGCACGCGGAATAG
- the lepB gene encoding signal peptidase I: MIDGFPAPPPVVRARRRFSAVLALFVVVALAGVAGCGYGLVTVLSYHSTRVLAGVMAPAVPAGTTIVFGKRDGQVYHRGDVVLARMPAHQGDRAFVLLGRVLGVGGDDVRCCDEKRRLVVNGKSVDEPYASGDGPVFRALVPKDAVFVAGDRRDLGWDSRNVEASGLDGSIPVSDVYGIVAATGPSRWWVRTLPPTTAFTAAGLPGAPEADEGPFLGRVLVWAGAGAFLLGFLGAVVTGARRSRKRRRASAGAGWRPVS, translated from the coding sequence GTGATCGACGGTTTCCCGGCGCCGCCGCCGGTTGTCCGCGCGCGTCGCCGGTTCTCGGCGGTGCTGGCGTTGTTCGTGGTGGTCGCACTCGCCGGGGTGGCCGGATGCGGGTACGGGCTGGTGACGGTGCTCAGCTACCACTCGACGAGGGTGCTTGCCGGCGTGATGGCTCCCGCCGTGCCCGCCGGGACGACGATTGTCTTCGGCAAGCGGGACGGGCAGGTCTACCACCGCGGCGACGTCGTGCTGGCGCGCATGCCCGCGCACCAGGGCGACCGGGCGTTCGTCCTGCTGGGCCGGGTGCTCGGCGTGGGCGGCGACGACGTGCGCTGCTGCGACGAGAAGCGCCGGCTCGTGGTGAACGGCAAATCCGTCGACGAGCCCTACGCGAGCGGCGACGGACCGGTGTTCCGCGCGCTCGTCCCGAAGGACGCGGTCTTCGTGGCCGGCGACCGGCGCGACCTCGGCTGGGACTCCCGCAACGTGGAGGCCAGCGGACTGGACGGCTCGATCCCGGTGTCCGACGTGTACGGCATCGTGGCCGCCACCGGGCCGAGCCGGTGGTGGGTGCGCACGCTGCCGCCGACGACGGCGTTCACCGCCGCCGGATTGCCGGGTGCGCCGGAGGCGGATGAGGGACCGTTCCTGGGGCGGGTGCTCGTCTGGGCGGGGGCCGGGGCGTTTCTGCTCGGGTTCTTGGGCGCGGTGGTGACGGGGGCGCGCCGGAGCCGGAAACGGCGTCGGGCCAGTGCTGGAGCGGGGTGGCGTCCGGTCTCGTAG
- a CDS encoding cysteine desulfurase has protein sequence MTTTASNSPTNSVPLDVAALRADFPILTRTVRDGKPLVYLDSGATSQRPVQVLDAERRYVFTSNSAVHRGAHQLSEEATDAYESARAKTAEFVGADPEELVFTKNATEGINLVAYAMSNAATAGPEAERFRIGEGDEIVITEMEHHANLVPWQQLCERTGATLKWFKVTPDGRLDLSDMDSVLTPRTKVVAFAHQSNVLGTVNPVDKLVAKAKEVGALTVLDACQSVPHFPVDFHALGVDFAVFSGHKMLAPSGIGVLYGRTELLEAMPPFLTGGSMIELVTMERTTFAAPPQRFEAGVPMTSQAIGLGAAVDYLSAIGMDRVAAHEHELAAAAIAGISEIPGVRIVGPTDLKDRGATVAFVIDGVHPHDAGQVLDSLGIAVRVGHHCAWPLHRACSVPATVRASFYLYNTLSEVDALVAGIREAQKFFGVDQ, from the coding sequence ATGACCACCACGGCTTCGAACAGCCCGACCAACTCTGTTCCCCTTGACGTGGCGGCACTGCGTGCCGACTTCCCGATCCTGACGCGCACCGTGCGCGACGGGAAACCCTTGGTGTACCTGGACTCCGGAGCGACCTCGCAACGGCCGGTGCAGGTGCTCGACGCGGAACGGCGGTACGTGTTCACGTCGAACTCGGCCGTGCACCGCGGCGCGCACCAGCTGTCCGAAGAGGCCACCGACGCCTACGAATCCGCGCGCGCCAAGACCGCGGAATTCGTCGGCGCGGACCCGGAGGAGCTGGTGTTCACCAAGAACGCCACCGAGGGCATCAACCTCGTGGCGTACGCGATGAGCAACGCCGCCACCGCCGGGCCGGAAGCCGAGCGGTTCCGGATCGGCGAGGGCGACGAAATCGTCATCACCGAAATGGAGCACCACGCGAACCTGGTGCCGTGGCAGCAGTTGTGCGAGCGCACCGGGGCGACGCTGAAGTGGTTCAAGGTCACCCCCGACGGCCGGCTTGATCTGTCCGATATGGACAGTGTGCTGACGCCGCGCACGAAGGTGGTCGCGTTCGCGCACCAGTCCAACGTGCTCGGCACGGTCAACCCGGTGGACAAGCTGGTCGCCAAGGCGAAGGAGGTCGGTGCGCTCACCGTCCTCGACGCCTGCCAGTCGGTGCCGCACTTCCCGGTGGACTTCCACGCGCTCGGCGTCGACTTCGCGGTGTTTTCCGGGCACAAGATGCTGGCCCCGTCCGGGATCGGCGTGCTGTACGGCCGGACCGAACTGCTCGAAGCGATGCCGCCGTTCCTGACCGGCGGCTCGATGATCGAGCTGGTCACGATGGAGCGCACCACGTTCGCCGCGCCGCCGCAGCGGTTCGAGGCCGGGGTGCCGATGACGTCGCAGGCGATCGGCCTCGGCGCGGCGGTGGACTACCTGTCCGCCATCGGGATGGACCGCGTCGCGGCGCACGAGCACGAGCTGGCGGCGGCCGCGATCGCGGGCATCAGCGAGATCCCGGGCGTGCGCATCGTCGGGCCGACCGACCTGAAGGACCGCGGGGCGACCGTCGCGTTCGTGATCGACGGCGTGCACCCGCACGACGCCGGCCAGGTGCTCGACAGCCTCGGCATCGCCGTGCGGGTGGGGCACCACTGCGCGTGGCCGCTGCACCGGGCCTGTTCGGTGCCGGCGACCGTGCGGGCGAGCTTCTACCTGTACAACACGCTGTCCGAAGTGGACGCGCTGGTCGCCGGGATCCGCGAGGCGCAGAAGTTCTTCGGGGTGGACCAGTGA
- a CDS encoding AarF/ABC1/UbiB kinase family protein yields the protein MQTLLLGLLAYVVVLWPLVAAARKVLGVRVGLVRALGAAVAGWLVAGTVVRLFPIAVLSNAGVAIGLLIPLAGSALAVTLLVLFVAELAIPSGGPGLFARMRSLRSRAARTRRYSRIMRIAIRHGLGSFLTGRRTAGPDGSAKLARSLRLALEEAGVTFVKLGQLLSTRADLLPPVYIRELSKLHDQVPPAPEDEVRALLREEIDLAAFAHLDDEPLAAASIAQVYGARLRSGAEVVVKVQRPGIREQVERDIDIVRRLAAVLYERADWARSLGVRELADGFAESLEDELDFRTEAANIEAIAAHPTPGVTLPTVHKALSTERVLVMRRLDGKPLSSGSACSREGLARTFLRGLLDQVLLGGVFHADPHPGNVLLLEDGTLGLLDFGSVGRLDARLRAGLQALLPAVDRGDPAGVRDGLLEIVDRPEDLDEQRLERAIGALLARHFGPGRTPGLDLFTGLFRVIADFRLAVPPPIAAVFRALATMEGTLATLAPDFDLVAESRAFATERMGLRPETLHRTVTDEFTALLPVLRRLPRRVDRIGAALEEGRLSVNMRLFSDERDRDLVTGLVHEVLLALVGIATGLMAVLLLASSSGPQLVPGLTLNHVFGYNLLMISALAGLRLLFVVFRRSGRRSRADRRTR from the coding sequence ATGCAAACGCTGCTGCTCGGCCTGCTGGCCTACGTCGTCGTGCTGTGGCCGCTCGTCGCCGCGGCCCGGAAGGTGCTCGGGGTGCGCGTCGGTCTCGTCCGGGCGCTCGGCGCCGCGGTCGCGGGCTGGCTCGTCGCGGGCACCGTCGTCCGGCTCTTCCCGATCGCCGTGCTGAGCAACGCCGGGGTCGCGATCGGACTGCTGATCCCGCTGGCGGGCAGCGCGCTCGCGGTGACCCTGCTGGTCCTTTTCGTCGCCGAACTCGCGATTCCGTCCGGCGGGCCCGGACTGTTCGCCCGGATGCGGTCGCTGCGGTCGCGCGCCGCCCGCACCCGGCGCTACTCGCGGATCATGCGCATCGCGATCCGGCACGGCCTCGGCTCGTTCCTCACCGGCCGCCGCACCGCGGGACCCGACGGCTCCGCGAAACTCGCACGGTCACTGCGGTTGGCGCTCGAAGAAGCGGGCGTGACGTTCGTGAAGCTCGGCCAACTGCTCTCGACCCGCGCGGATCTCCTTCCGCCGGTGTACATCCGCGAACTCAGCAAGCTGCACGACCAGGTCCCGCCCGCGCCTGAGGACGAGGTGCGCGCGTTGCTGCGCGAGGAAATCGACCTCGCCGCCTTCGCGCACCTCGACGACGAACCCCTTGCCGCGGCGTCGATCGCGCAGGTTTACGGCGCCCGGCTGCGATCCGGCGCCGAGGTCGTCGTGAAGGTGCAGCGGCCCGGGATTCGCGAGCAGGTGGAACGCGACATCGACATCGTCCGCCGCCTCGCCGCCGTCCTGTACGAACGCGCCGACTGGGCGCGCTCGCTCGGCGTGCGGGAACTGGCCGACGGATTCGCCGAATCCCTTGAGGACGAACTGGATTTTCGCACCGAAGCCGCGAACATCGAGGCGATCGCCGCGCATCCGACCCCCGGCGTCACGCTGCCGACTGTCCACAAAGCACTGTCCACCGAGCGCGTACTGGTGATGCGAAGGCTGGACGGCAAACCGCTGTCTTCCGGTTCCGCGTGCTCGCGCGAAGGACTCGCCCGCACCTTCCTGCGCGGCCTGCTCGACCAGGTGCTGCTGGGCGGGGTGTTCCACGCGGATCCGCATCCGGGCAACGTTCTGCTGCTCGAAGACGGCACTCTCGGCCTGCTCGACTTCGGTTCCGTCGGTCGCCTCGACGCCCGCCTGCGCGCCGGTCTGCAAGCCCTGCTGCCCGCCGTCGACCGCGGCGACCCGGCCGGCGTCCGCGACGGTCTGCTGGAAATCGTCGACCGCCCCGAAGATCTCGACGAACAACGCCTCGAACGCGCCATCGGAGCCCTGCTGGCCCGGCACTTCGGCCCGGGCCGGACGCCCGGACTCGACCTGTTCACCGGCCTGTTCCGCGTCATCGCCGACTTCCGCCTGGCCGTGCCGCCGCCGATCGCCGCGGTGTTCCGGGCGCTGGCGACCATGGAAGGCACGCTCGCGACACTGGCTCCCGACTTCGACCTGGTCGCCGAATCCCGCGCGTTCGCCACCGAACGCATGGGCCTGCGCCCGGAAACGCTGCACCGCACCGTCACCGACGAATTCACCGCGCTGCTGCCGGTGCTGCGCCGCCTGCCCCGCCGCGTCGACCGCATCGGCGCGGCACTGGAGGAAGGCAGGCTGTCGGTGAACATGCGGCTGTTCTCCGACGAACGCGACCGCGACCTGGTGACCGGCCTCGTGCACGAGGTGCTGCTGGCCCTGGTCGGCATCGCGACCGGGCTGATGGCGGTGCTGCTGCTGGCCAGTTCGAGCGGTCCGCAGCTGGTGCCCGGACTGACGCTGAACCACGTCTTCGGCTACAACCTGCTGATGATCAGCGCCCTGGCCGGGCTGCGACTGCTCTTCGTCGTCTTCCGCCGCTCAGGACGGCGATCACGAGCGGACCGCCGAACCCGATGA
- a CDS encoding snapalysin family zinc-dependent metalloprotease yields the protein MHARGFRRIAALAVGAAAPLGLGLATAPAASAAAATTVYYSSAGAPDYVAQIDQGAANWNAAVSDVQLVKDDGKATIVLHEVHSGGSYTQTDGHGNGDVYLDTSQVAEGYDPTRIAAHELGHNLGLPDHYEGPCTELMSGHGPGTSCTNAKPDAQESAKVQQLWANGFRTEGTRVTTTVY from the coding sequence ATGCACGCACGAGGGTTCCGGCGGATCGCCGCACTGGCCGTGGGCGCCGCCGCGCCGCTCGGCCTAGGCCTGGCGACCGCGCCCGCCGCGTCCGCCGCCGCGGCGACCACCGTCTACTACAGCTCGGCCGGCGCGCCGGACTACGTCGCGCAGATCGACCAGGGCGCGGCGAACTGGAACGCCGCGGTCAGCGACGTACAGCTCGTCAAGGACGACGGCAAGGCGACGATCGTGCTCCACGAGGTGCACAGCGGGGGCTCGTACACGCAGACCGACGGGCACGGCAACGGCGACGTCTACCTGGACACGAGCCAGGTCGCCGAGGGCTACGACCCGACCCGCATCGCCGCGCACGAACTCGGCCACAACCTCGGTCTGCCGGACCACTACGAGGGCCCGTGCACGGAGCTGATGTCGGGCCACGGCCCGGGCACGTCGTGCACCAACGCGAAGCCGGACGCACAGGAGTCGGCGAAGGTGCAGCAGCTGTGGGCCAACGGGTTCCGGACCGAGGGCACGCGGGTCACGACGACTGTCTACTGA
- a CDS encoding sensor histidine kinase: MRFFRPLVSGVTYRRWVYLILGAALSVPYLLLAMVAMPALVPFATTMGWASLTGFVVMLVVLAATAFLPAVRVLEAAAVRELLAQAAPGRGRVRCAAMFVLHVVAGLCTGLATLAIPAGFGFAINAVFTGRLVDTPDFQLTVPRGWASAWLPAAFVAAFVVLIYFVWGVGGLLRRAAARLLGWSAAERIAQLERRTDLLAERTRLARELHDSVGHALSVVTLQAGAARRTLHTDPGFTEEALTAIEESARTALDDLDHVLGLLRDEARDRTPHAGLAKLPALIAVTQQSGTECHVEVQGDVSTVPAVVSREVYRILQECLTNAVRYAGKVPVTVALAVADGQLRAAVANPLGSARPSRARGGRGLRGMAERAELVGGKLSAGPVGGNWEVVVTVPWGNR; this comes from the coding sequence GTGCGTTTCTTCCGTCCGCTGGTCAGCGGGGTCACCTATCGCCGGTGGGTGTACCTGATCCTCGGCGCCGCGCTCAGCGTGCCGTACCTGTTGCTCGCCATGGTCGCGATGCCCGCGCTGGTGCCGTTCGCCACGACGATGGGCTGGGCGAGCCTCACCGGTTTCGTCGTGATGCTGGTCGTGCTGGCCGCGACCGCGTTCCTGCCCGCGGTGCGAGTGCTGGAGGCCGCGGCGGTGCGGGAACTGCTCGCGCAGGCCGCGCCGGGACGCGGGCGCGTGCGGTGCGCGGCGATGTTCGTGCTGCACGTCGTGGCCGGTCTGTGCACCGGGCTCGCGACGCTCGCGATCCCGGCCGGATTCGGGTTCGCGATCAACGCGGTCTTCACCGGTCGGCTTGTCGACACCCCGGATTTCCAGCTGACCGTTCCGCGCGGCTGGGCTTCGGCGTGGCTGCCCGCGGCGTTCGTGGCGGCTTTCGTTGTGCTGATCTACTTCGTGTGGGGCGTCGGCGGACTGCTGCGCCGCGCGGCGGCCCGGTTGCTCGGCTGGTCCGCCGCCGAAAGGATCGCGCAGCTCGAACGCCGCACCGACTTGCTCGCCGAACGCACCCGGCTCGCGCGCGAACTCCACGATTCCGTCGGACACGCGCTTTCGGTGGTCACGCTGCAAGCCGGGGCCGCGCGGCGGACGTTGCACACCGATCCCGGCTTCACCGAGGAAGCGCTCACCGCGATCGAGGAATCCGCTCGCACCGCGCTCGACGATCTCGACCACGTCCTCGGCCTGCTCCGCGACGAAGCACGCGACCGGACGCCGCACGCGGGTCTCGCCAAGCTGCCCGCGCTGATCGCCGTGACGCAGCAGTCCGGGACGGAGTGCCACGTCGAGGTGCAGGGCGATGTCTCGACCGTGCCAGCGGTGGTTTCCCGTGAGGTGTACCGGATCCTGCAGGAATGCTTGACCAACGCGGTGCGGTACGCGGGCAAGGTGCCGGTCACCGTCGCGCTGGCGGTCGCGGACGGGCAATTGCGCGCCGCGGTCGCGAACCCGCTCGGCTCGGCGCGGCCGTCGCGCGCCCGCGGCGGACGGGGTCTGCGGGGCATGGCGGAGCGGGCGGAACT